The following proteins are encoded in a genomic region of Streptomyces sp. SLBN-31:
- a CDS encoding HSP90 family protein produces the protein MDSQTSKSSQPSQSPQPSHTFQVDLRGLVDLLSHHLYSSPRVYLRELLQNAVDAITARRAEQPGAPARVRLYAEGGALRVEDTGVGLTEADVHSLLATIGRSSKRAEGLEAARSDFLGQFGIGLLACFVVAERIRVVSRSARTPDAAPVEWTASDDGSYTVRTLGPEARPEPGTTVHLVARAGAGEWLAPERVLALARDFGSLLPYDVRVGEEAVTDLPAPWDRSYVSPAGRRVALARHCHELFGFTPLDSIELDVPLAGIRGVAYVLPSAVSPAQRATHRVHLKGMLLTERAEQLLPDWAFFVRCVLDTDSLRPTASRESLYEDETLAAVREALGERIRSWLTGLAAGDPERLAAFLSVHHLGVKSLARHDKDMLRTMLPWLPFETSDGRLSLEEFAQRHAVVHFTRTVEEYRQVAPIASAQGVGVINGGYTYDSELVEALPSVRPGTVVAELDADTVTAHLDAVDPVEELALSGFLAAARAKLDSVQCDIVLRAFHPISVPALHLDDRSARHEQARAEAEEQADDLWAGILGSLRGSAPRARLVLNHLNPLVRRIGSLGDAELIGTAVESLYGQALLMAQRPLRPADTALLNRAFIGLLEWATLGESAHGQSRPGESAHGEDGR, from the coding sequence ATGGACTCCCAGACCTCGAAGTCATCCCAGCCGTCCCAGTCACCCCAGCCGTCCCACACCTTCCAGGTCGACCTGCGCGGCCTGGTGGACCTGCTCTCGCACCATCTGTACTCCAGTCCCAGGGTCTACCTGCGCGAGTTGCTGCAGAACGCCGTGGACGCCATCACCGCCCGGCGCGCCGAGCAGCCCGGCGCCCCGGCGCGGGTGCGGCTGTACGCGGAGGGCGGGGCGCTGCGGGTCGAGGACACCGGGGTGGGGCTCACCGAGGCGGACGTGCACAGCCTGTTGGCGACCATCGGCCGCAGTTCCAAGCGCGCCGAGGGTCTCGAAGCGGCCCGTTCGGACTTCCTCGGGCAGTTCGGCATCGGTCTGCTGGCCTGTTTCGTGGTGGCCGAGCGGATCCGCGTGGTCAGCCGCAGCGCCCGTACGCCGGACGCGGCGCCCGTGGAGTGGACGGCGAGCGACGACGGTTCGTACACCGTGCGGACGCTGGGTCCCGAGGCGCGGCCGGAGCCGGGCACCACCGTGCACCTGGTGGCGCGGGCCGGTGCCGGGGAGTGGCTGGCGCCGGAGCGGGTGCTGGCGCTGGCGCGGGACTTCGGGTCGCTGCTGCCGTACGACGTGCGGGTCGGCGAGGAGGCGGTCACCGACCTGCCGGCGCCCTGGGACCGCTCGTACGTCTCCCCCGCGGGCCGGCGGGTGGCGCTCGCCCGGCACTGCCACGAGCTGTTCGGCTTCACCCCCTTGGACTCGATCGAGCTGGACGTGCCGCTCGCCGGCATCCGCGGGGTGGCGTACGTGCTGCCCTCGGCGGTCAGCCCCGCCCAGCGGGCGACGCACCGCGTGCATCTCAAGGGCATGCTGCTGACGGAGCGGGCCGAACAGCTGCTGCCGGACTGGGCGTTCTTCGTGCGGTGCGTGCTGGACACGGACAGCCTGCGGCCGACGGCCTCACGCGAGTCGCTGTACGAGGACGAGACGCTGGCCGCCGTGCGGGAGGCGCTCGGGGAGCGGATACGTTCGTGGCTGACCGGCCTCGCGGCCGGTGATCCGGAGCGGCTGGCGGCCTTCCTGTCGGTGCACCACCTGGGCGTGAAGTCGCTGGCGCGGCACGACAAGGACATGCTGCGGACGATGCTGCCGTGGCTGCCGTTCGAGACGAGCGACGGGCGGCTGTCGCTGGAGGAGTTCGCGCAGCGGCACGCGGTGGTGCACTTCACGCGGACGGTCGAGGAGTACCGGCAGGTGGCGCCGATCGCGTCCGCGCAGGGCGTCGGGGTGATCAACGGCGGTTACACGTACGACAGCGAGCTGGTCGAGGCGCTGCCCTCGGTGCGGCCGGGGACGGTGGTCGCGGAGCTGGACGCGGACACCGTGACGGCTCATCTGGACGCGGTGGACCCGGTGGAGGAGCTGGCGCTGTCGGGGTTCCTGGCGGCGGCACGGGCGAAGCTGGATTCGGTGCAATGTGACATTGTACTGCGCGCCTTCCATCCCATCTCCGTCCCCGCCCTCCACCTCGACGACCGTTCCGCCCGCCATGAACAGGCCCGCGCCGAGGCGGAGGAGCAGGCCGACGACCTGTGGGCGGGCATCCTCGGCTCGCTGCGCGGCAGCGCCCCGCGCGCGCGTCTGGTGCTCAACCACCTCAACCCGCTGGTCCGCAGGATCGGTTCGCTGGGCGACGCCGAGTTGATCGGCACCGCCGTCGAGTCCCTGTACGGGCAGGCGCTGCTGATGGCGCAGCGGCCGCTGAGGCCGGCGGACACCGCCCTGCTGAACCGGGCGTTCATCGGCCTTCTGGAATGGGCCACCCTCGGGGAGTCCGCGCACGGACAGTCCAGGCCCGGAGAGTCCGCACACGGGGAGGACGGCCGCTGA
- a CDS encoding helicase-related protein has protein sequence MDLVPALEEPLKKVLGPATAKVMAEHLGLHTVGDLLHHYPRRYEERGQLTHLADLPMDEHVTVVAMVADARLHTFASAKAPRGKGQRLEVTITDGSGRLQLVFFGNGVHKPHKELLPGTRAMFSGKVSVFNRRLQLAHPAYELLRGDSEEAVESWAGALIPIYPATAKLESWKIGKAIQTVLPGAQEAVDPLPPALREGRGLVTLPEALLKIHRPHTKADIEDARARLKWDEAFVLQVALARRRHADAQLPAVARRPSPDGLLTAFDDRLPFTLTEGQRKVSKEIFDDLATEHPMHRLLQGEVGSGKAQPLDSLVLTPAGFRRMGDMRVGDEVVVPDGEIALVDGVFPQGERDVWRLVLSDGSSVECDDEHLWIVGTSCGWHRGQAPKVMTTREIRLDTFKANGSSKWYIPAAAPVDLGGDAGLPLDPYLFGLLLGDGSFRHNLRLSTIDDEIREAVAAAVAPDCHLAPVKGSRCDFTIQLTQRAGGLRNPVIQTLRDMNLWGATSHGKFIPDRFRNTSVKNRLALLQGLLDTDGTIHADGMSVSFCSASQRLADDVAWLVRSLGGRARVLPKKAAFNVSVALPDEYAPFRLTRKAARVRPRPKYNTFRRGVRAVEYVGRKPVQCISVAHRSHAYVTDNFTVTHNTMVALRAMLATVDAGGQAAMLAPTEVLAQQHHRSVVEMMGELAEGGMLGGAEHATKVVLLTGSMGMAARRQAMLDLATGEAGIVIGTHALIEDKVQFHDLGLVVVDEQHRFGVEQRDALRGKGKQPPHLLVMTATPIPRTVAMTVFGDLETSVLDQLPAGRSPIASHVVPAADKPHFLARAWERVREEVEKGHQAYVVCPRIGDEEDDPKKSGKKKSPEDEAEKRPPLAVLDVAGQLAQGPLQGLRVEVLHGRMHPDDKDGVMRRFAAGDTDVLVATTVIEVGVNVPNATAMVIMDADRFGVSQLHQLRGRVGRGSAPGLCLLVTEMPEASAARQRLNAVASTLDGFELSRIDLEQRREGDVLGQAQSGARTSLRVLAVIEDEEVIAEARDEAAAVVAADPELTGLPGLRTALDALLDEEREQYLEKG, from the coding sequence ATGGATCTCGTGCCCGCACTGGAAGAACCACTGAAAAAGGTGCTCGGCCCCGCCACCGCGAAGGTGATGGCCGAGCACCTCGGCCTGCACACCGTCGGCGACCTCCTGCACCACTACCCGCGCAGATACGAGGAGCGGGGCCAGCTCACCCACCTCGCCGACCTCCCCATGGACGAGCACGTCACGGTGGTCGCCATGGTCGCCGACGCCCGCCTGCACACCTTCGCCTCCGCCAAGGCCCCCCGGGGCAAGGGCCAGCGGCTGGAGGTCACGATCACCGACGGCAGCGGCCGCCTCCAACTGGTCTTCTTCGGCAACGGCGTGCACAAGCCCCACAAGGAACTCCTGCCGGGCACCCGCGCGATGTTCTCCGGCAAGGTCTCCGTCTTCAACCGACGCCTCCAACTCGCCCACCCCGCCTACGAACTGCTGCGCGGCGACAGCGAGGAGGCGGTCGAGAGCTGGGCCGGCGCGCTGATCCCCATCTACCCCGCCACCGCCAAGCTGGAGTCCTGGAAGATCGGCAAGGCGATCCAGACGGTCCTGCCCGGCGCCCAGGAAGCCGTGGACCCCCTCCCGCCCGCCCTGCGCGAGGGCCGCGGCCTGGTCACCCTTCCCGAGGCCCTGCTCAAGATCCACCGGCCGCACACCAAGGCCGACATCGAGGACGCCCGCGCCCGCCTGAAGTGGGACGAGGCATTCGTCCTTCAGGTCGCCCTCGCCCGCCGCCGCCACGCCGACGCCCAACTCCCGGCGGTGGCCCGCCGCCCCAGCCCCGACGGCCTGCTCACCGCCTTCGACGACCGCCTCCCCTTCACCCTCACCGAGGGCCAGCGAAAGGTGTCGAAGGAAATCTTCGACGACCTCGCCACCGAGCACCCGATGCACCGGCTGCTGCAGGGAGAGGTCGGTTCGGGCAAGGCCCAGCCCTTGGACTCGCTCGTGCTCACGCCCGCCGGATTCCGCCGGATGGGGGACATGCGGGTGGGAGACGAGGTCGTCGTGCCGGACGGGGAGATCGCCCTGGTCGACGGTGTCTTCCCGCAGGGAGAACGCGATGTCTGGCGGCTGGTGCTCTCCGACGGAAGTTCCGTGGAGTGCGACGACGAACACCTCTGGATCGTCGGCACGAGTTGTGGGTGGCATCGAGGCCAGGCACCCAAGGTCATGACGACCCGGGAGATCCGGCTCGACACGTTCAAGGCCAACGGATCCTCGAAGTGGTACATCCCCGCAGCGGCTCCTGTCGATCTCGGGGGCGACGCGGGGCTGCCGCTCGATCCATACCTCTTCGGCCTCCTGCTGGGCGACGGTTCCTTCCGCCACAATCTGCGTCTGTCCACGATCGACGACGAGATCCGAGAGGCCGTCGCCGCAGCCGTGGCGCCCGACTGCCACCTCGCTCCGGTGAAGGGTTCGCGGTGCGACTTCACCATCCAGCTGACACAGCGTGCCGGGGGCCTGCGCAACCCCGTGATCCAGACTCTGCGGGACATGAACCTGTGGGGCGCGACGTCGCACGGCAAATTCATCCCCGACCGGTTCAGGAACACCTCGGTCAAGAACCGTCTGGCCCTGCTGCAAGGCCTTCTGGACACCGACGGCACCATCCACGCGGACGGCATGAGCGTCTCGTTCTGCTCGGCCTCACAGAGGCTCGCGGACGACGTCGCCTGGCTCGTGCGGTCACTCGGTGGCCGGGCGCGGGTCCTGCCGAAGAAGGCCGCTTTCAACGTCTCGGTGGCTCTGCCTGACGAGTACGCCCCGTTCCGGCTGACACGCAAGGCAGCACGGGTCCGTCCCCGGCCGAAGTACAACACCTTCCGGCGTGGAGTCAGGGCCGTCGAGTACGTGGGGCGGAAGCCGGTCCAGTGCATCAGCGTGGCTCACCGCAGCCACGCCTACGTCACGGACAACTTCACGGTCACCCACAACACCATGGTGGCCCTGCGGGCCATGCTCGCCACCGTCGACGCCGGGGGGCAGGCGGCCATGCTCGCTCCCACCGAGGTGCTCGCCCAGCAGCACCACCGTTCCGTCGTGGAGATGATGGGCGAGCTGGCCGAGGGCGGCATGCTCGGGGGCGCGGAGCATGCCACCAAGGTCGTGCTGCTCACCGGGTCCATGGGCATGGCCGCCCGGCGGCAGGCGATGCTGGACCTGGCCACCGGCGAGGCAGGCATCGTGATCGGCACGCACGCGCTGATCGAGGACAAGGTCCAGTTCCACGACCTCGGCCTGGTCGTCGTCGACGAACAGCACCGCTTCGGCGTCGAGCAGCGCGACGCCCTGCGCGGCAAGGGCAAGCAGCCCCCGCACCTGCTGGTGATGACGGCCACCCCCATCCCCCGCACGGTCGCGATGACGGTCTTCGGCGACCTGGAGACCTCCGTCCTCGACCAGCTCCCCGCCGGCCGCTCACCCATCGCCTCCCACGTCGTCCCGGCCGCCGACAAACCCCACTTCCTGGCCCGCGCCTGGGAGCGCGTCCGCGAGGAGGTGGAGAAGGGCCATCAGGCCTACGTCGTCTGCCCCCGCATCGGCGACGAGGAGGACGACCCGAAGAAGTCCGGCAAGAAGAAGTCCCCGGAGGACGAGGCGGAGAAGCGCCCGCCGCTCGCCGTCCTCGACGTCGCGGGCCAGCTCGCCCAGGGCCCCCTCCAGGGCCTGCGGGTGGAGGTCCTGCACGGCCGTATGCACCCCGACGACAAGGACGGGGTGATGCGCCGCTTCGCCGCCGGCGACACCGACGTCCTGGTCGCCACGACCGTCATCGAGGTCGGCGTCAACGTCCCCAACGCCACGGCCATGGTGATCATGGACGCCGACCGCTTCGGCGTCTCCCAGCTCCACCAGCTGCGCGGCCGCGTGGGCCGCGGCTCGGCCCCCGGCCTGTGTCTCCTGGTCACCGAGATGCCGGAGGCCAGCGCGGCCCGCCAGCGCCTGAACGCGGTGGCGTCGACCCTGGACGGCTTCGAACTCTCCCGCATCGACCTGGAGCAGCGCCGCGAGGGCGACGTCCTGGGCCAGGCCCAGTCGGGCGCCCGCACCAGCCTGCGGGTCCTCGCGGTGATCGAGGACGAGGAGGTCATCGCGGAGGCGAGGGACGAGGCCGCGGCGGTCGTGGCGGCGGACCCGGAGCTGACCGGCCTCCCGGGCCTGCGGACGGCCCTGGACGCCCTCTTGGACGAGGAGAGGGAGCAGTACCTGGAGAAGGGCTGA
- the rsmD gene encoding 16S rRNA (guanine(966)-N(2))-methyltransferase RsmD — MRATSHTERKAAHHQGPKMTRVIAGTAGGRRLAVPPGNGTRPTSDRAREGLLSTWQSLLGGPLDGERVLDLYAGSGAVGLEALSRGASHTLLVEADARAARVIRENVRSLGLPGAEVRSGKAEQIIQSAPTAPYDLVFLDPPYRVTDHDLREILLTLRTEHWLAPEAIVTVERSTRGGEFRWPEGFDAVKARRYGEGTFWYGRAASTCEDAR, encoded by the coding sequence GTGCGCGCGACCAGCCACACTGAACGTAAAGCCGCTCACCATCAAGGACCGAAGATGACCCGCGTGATCGCCGGCACGGCCGGCGGACGCCGCCTGGCCGTGCCGCCTGGCAATGGCACCCGCCCCACCTCCGACCGCGCGCGCGAGGGCCTCCTCTCCACCTGGCAGTCCCTCCTCGGCGGCCCCCTCGACGGCGAACGCGTCCTGGACCTCTACGCCGGCTCGGGAGCCGTGGGCCTGGAAGCCCTCTCCCGAGGCGCGAGCCACACCCTCCTGGTCGAGGCCGACGCGCGGGCCGCCCGCGTCATCCGGGAGAACGTCAGGAGCCTCGGGCTTCCCGGCGCCGAGGTCAGGTCCGGCAAGGCCGAGCAGATCATCCAGTCGGCGCCGACGGCCCCGTACGACCTCGTCTTCCTGGACCCGCCGTACCGTGTGACAGATCACGATCTTCGCGAGATCCTGCTCACACTCCGCACTGAACACTGGCTCGCGCCGGAGGCGATCGTCACCGTGGAGCGCAGCACCAGAGGCGGAGAATTCAGGTGGCCCGAGGGTTTCGACGCGGTCAAGGCCCGTCGCTACGGCGAGGGAACGTTTTGGTACGGTCGCGCCGCCTCTACGTGCGAAGACGCACGATGA
- the coaD gene encoding pantetheine-phosphate adenylyltransferase: MRRAVCPGSFDPITNGHLDIISRASRLYDEVYVAVMINKSKRGLFEIDERIDLIRQVTAEYGNVIVEAFHGLLVDYCKERDIPAIVKGLRAVSDFDYELQMAQMNNGLSGVETLFVPTNPTYSFLSSSLVKEVATWGGDVSHLVPPTVLEALNERLRQD; the protein is encoded by the coding sequence GTGCGCCGCGCCGTCTGTCCCGGGTCGTTCGACCCCATCACCAACGGACACCTCGACATCATCTCCCGCGCCTCCCGCCTCTACGACGAGGTCTATGTCGCGGTGATGATCAACAAGTCCAAGAGGGGCTTGTTCGAGATCGACGAGCGGATCGACCTGATCCGCCAGGTCACCGCCGAGTACGGCAACGTGATCGTCGAGGCCTTCCACGGCCTGCTCGTGGACTACTGCAAGGAGCGCGACATCCCGGCCATCGTCAAGGGCCTGCGCGCGGTCAGCGACTTCGACTACGAGCTGCAGATGGCCCAGATGAACAACGGCCTGTCCGGCGTGGAGACCCTCTTCGTGCCGACGAACCCCACCTACAGCTTCCTGTCCTCCTCGCTCGTCAAGGAGGTCGCCACCTGGGGAGGCGACGTCTCCCACCTCGTACCGCCGACCGTCCTCGAAGCCCTCAACGAGCGCCTCCGCCAGGACTGA
- a CDS encoding ATP synthase F0 subunit B, giving the protein MDVQKKLDEIVAAVSGARSMPMSASCVVNRAELLSMLEEVRAALPDSLAQAQELIGDRAQLVEQARQEADRIIQGAHAERGSLISDTEIARRSQAEADRILAEARQEAEEVRAEADDYVDSKLANFEVVLTKTLGSVGRGREKLLGTGPGLDEQGYEDEDAPERSHDPETLRKDADAYVDAKLGAFEAVLAKTLEAVGKGRSKLHGRIATDDLGALADDTTSFQHSSDADYLADLAALTQQDAAAEQQAARQQDYAEPQPAYGYQQQTDPYAGQYQQQQGYGQQDAYGYQQADPYAYQGYDTQQYDQNQVQQAQQPQQSYALDETSLFDTGMITPEQLRAYEQGRGQ; this is encoded by the coding sequence GTGGACGTGCAGAAGAAGCTCGACGAGATCGTGGCCGCGGTCTCCGGCGCCCGGTCGATGCCCATGTCGGCCTCGTGCGTGGTCAACCGCGCCGAACTGCTCTCGATGCTGGAAGAGGTGCGCGCGGCGCTGCCCGACTCCCTCGCCCAGGCCCAGGAGCTGATCGGCGACCGTGCGCAGCTGGTCGAGCAGGCCCGCCAGGAGGCCGACCGGATCATCCAGGGCGCGCACGCCGAGCGCGGCTCGCTGATCTCCGACACCGAGATCGCCCGCCGTTCCCAGGCGGAGGCCGACCGGATCCTCGCCGAGGCACGCCAGGAGGCGGAGGAGGTCCGCGCCGAGGCCGACGACTACGTCGACTCCAAGCTGGCCAACTTCGAGGTCGTCCTCACCAAGACCCTCGGCTCCGTCGGCCGCGGCCGCGAGAAGCTGCTCGGCACCGGCCCGGGCCTCGACGAGCAGGGCTACGAGGACGAGGACGCCCCCGAGCGCAGCCACGACCCGGAGACCCTGCGCAAGGACGCCGACGCCTACGTCGACGCCAAGCTGGGCGCCTTCGAGGCGGTGCTGGCCAAGACGCTGGAGGCGGTCGGCAAGGGCCGGTCCAAGCTGCACGGCCGTATCGCCACCGACGACCTGGGCGCCCTCGCCGACGACACCACGTCCTTCCAGCACTCCAGCGACGCCGACTACCTCGCCGACCTCGCCGCGCTCACGCAGCAGGACGCCGCGGCCGAGCAGCAGGCCGCCCGGCAGCAGGACTACGCCGAGCCGCAGCCGGCGTACGGCTACCAGCAGCAGACGGACCCGTACGCGGGCCAGTACCAGCAGCAACAGGGCTACGGTCAGCAGGACGCCTACGGCTACCAGCAGGCCGACCCCTATGCCTACCAGGGCTACGACACCCAGCAGTACGACCAGAACCAGGTCCAGCAGGCCCAGCAGCCGCAGCAGTCGTACGCCCTCGACGAGACCAGCCTCTTCGACACCGGCATGATCACGCCGGAGCAGCTGAGGGCGTACGAACAGGGCCGGGGCCAGTAA
- a CDS encoding DUF177 domain-containing protein translates to MAPNARLDHRNPLVFDTHELGRRPGALQRLTRSIDAPKDLGIQGVVGVPEGAPVELELRLESVMEGVLVTGTARAQAEGECVRCLEPLQLDVEADFQELFTYPDADDRGRVIAEPGDDAEDDEDRFFLEDGLFDLEPLLRDAVVLALPMQPVCQEDCPGLCAECGARLADDPDHHHDAVDIRWAALQGLAGTMQDGEKDEMSGAEPGVDEKQEK, encoded by the coding sequence ATGGCTCCCAACGCTCGCCTCGACCATCGGAACCCTCTCGTGTTCGACACACACGAGCTGGGTCGGCGTCCTGGTGCGCTGCAGCGGCTGACCCGTTCGATCGACGCTCCCAAGGACCTCGGAATCCAGGGAGTCGTCGGAGTGCCGGAAGGCGCCCCGGTGGAGCTCGAACTCCGGCTCGAGTCGGTCATGGAAGGGGTGCTTGTCACAGGCACCGCCCGTGCACAGGCCGAGGGGGAGTGCGTAAGGTGTCTGGAGCCGCTTCAGCTGGACGTGGAAGCGGACTTCCAGGAGCTGTTCACGTACCCTGACGCCGACGACCGGGGCCGTGTGATCGCGGAACCGGGCGACGACGCCGAGGACGACGAGGACAGGTTCTTCCTCGAGGACGGACTTTTCGACCTCGAACCTCTGCTGCGCGATGCGGTGGTGCTCGCACTGCCGATGCAGCCGGTGTGCCAGGAAGACTGCCCGGGACTGTGCGCCGAGTGCGGAGCACGTCTCGCGGACGACCCGGACCACCACCACGACGCCGTCGACATCCGTTGGGCGGCTTTGCAGGGACTCGCCGGCACCATGCAGGACGGCGAGAAGGACGAGATGAGCGGCGCCGAACCGGGCGTCGACGAGAAGCAGGAGAAGTAG
- the rpmF gene encoding 50S ribosomal protein L32, which translates to MAVPKRKMSRSNTRHRRSQWKAAVPTLVACERCHEPKQQHIACPSCGTYNKRQVLEV; encoded by the coding sequence GTGGCTGTTCCGAAGCGGAAGATGTCGCGCAGCAACACGCGCCACCGCCGGTCGCAGTGGAAGGCTGCGGTCCCCACCCTGGTTGCGTGCGAGCGCTGCCACGAGCCCAAGCAGCAGCACATCGCGTGCCCGTCTTGCGGCACCTACAACAAGCGCCAGGTCCTCGAGGTCTGA
- the rnc gene encoding ribonuclease III, giving the protein MRGTVSTAKKADDAKADPPAKKKADNTASSHTLLEGRLGYKLESALLVRALTHRSYAYENGGLPTNERLEFLGDSVLGLVVTDTLYRTHPDLPEGQLAKLRAAVVNSRALAEVGRGLELGSFIRLGRGEEGTGGRDKASILADTLEAVIGAVYLDQGLDAASELVHRLFDPLIEKSSNLGAGLDWKTSLQELTATESLGVPEYLVTETGPDHEKTFTAAARVGGVSYGTGTGRSKKEAEQQAAESAWRSIRAAADERAEKAAVEKAVAEKAAHDGEGPTSVSA; this is encoded by the coding sequence GTGAGAGGCACCGTGTCCACTGCCAAGAAGGCGGATGACGCCAAGGCGGACCCACCCGCCAAGAAGAAAGCGGACAACACGGCCTCGTCCCACACGCTTCTGGAAGGGCGGCTCGGGTACAAGCTCGAGTCCGCCCTTCTGGTGCGAGCGCTGACCCACCGTTCCTACGCGTACGAGAACGGCGGTCTGCCGACCAACGAGCGGCTGGAGTTCCTCGGGGACTCCGTGCTCGGCCTGGTCGTCACTGACACGCTGTACCGCACCCACCCCGACCTGCCCGAGGGCCAACTGGCCAAGCTGCGGGCCGCGGTGGTCAACTCGCGTGCGCTGGCGGAGGTCGGTCGTGGCCTGGAACTGGGCTCCTTCATCCGGCTCGGCCGTGGTGAAGAGGGCACGGGCGGCCGGGACAAGGCGTCCATCCTCGCCGACACCCTGGAAGCGGTGATCGGCGCGGTCTATCTCGACCAGGGTCTCGATGCGGCGAGCGAGCTCGTCCACCGGCTCTTCGACCCGTTGATCGAGAAGTCCTCCAACCTCGGAGCCGGCCTGGACTGGAAGACCAGTCTCCAGGAGCTCACCGCGACCGAGAGCCTCGGCGTGCCCGAGTACCTGGTCACGGAGACCGGCCCCGACCACGAGAAGACCTTCACTGCTGCCGCCCGCGTCGGAGGCGTCTCGTACGGCACCGGCACCGGCCGCAGCAAGAAGGAGGCGGAGCAGCAGGCAGCCGAGTCCGCATGGCGGTCCATCCGGGCCGCGGCGGACGAGCGCGCCGAGAAGGCGGCCGTTGAGAAGGCGGTCGCCGAGAAGGCCGCCCACGACGGCGAAGGCCCCACCTCCGTCTCTGCCTGA
- the mutM gene encoding bifunctional DNA-formamidopyrimidine glycosylase/DNA-(apurinic or apyrimidinic site) lyase codes for MPELPEVEVVRRGLERWVAHRVVADTEVLHPRAVRRHIAGAEDFAHRLKGHRVGVPSRRGKYLWLPLEDTHQSVLAHLGMSGQLLVQPDTAADEKHLRIRVRFADELHTELRFVDQRTFGGLSLHDNTPEGLPDVIAHIARDPLDPLFDEDAFHRALRRKRTTIKRALLDQSLISGVGNIYADEALWRSRVHHERPTAGFTRPRTAELVGHIRDVMNAALAVGGTSFDSLYVNVNGQSGYFDRSLDAYGREGLPCKRCGTPMRRRPWMNRSSYFCPKCQRAPRVSS; via the coding sequence ATGCCCGAGTTGCCCGAGGTCGAGGTCGTCCGGCGCGGACTGGAGCGGTGGGTCGCCCACCGCGTCGTCGCCGACACCGAGGTCCTGCACCCGCGCGCCGTGCGCCGGCACATCGCCGGGGCGGAGGACTTCGCGCACCGGCTCAAGGGTCATCGCGTCGGCGTCCCCAGCCGCCGCGGCAAGTACCTGTGGCTGCCCCTGGAGGACACCCACCAGTCGGTCCTGGCCCACCTCGGCATGAGCGGCCAGCTGCTGGTCCAGCCGGACACGGCCGCCGACGAGAAGCACCTGCGCATCCGCGTCCGCTTCGCCGACGAACTGCACACCGAACTCCGGTTCGTCGACCAACGCACCTTCGGCGGACTGTCGTTGCACGACAACACCCCCGAGGGCCTGCCCGACGTCATCGCGCACATCGCCCGTGATCCCCTCGACCCGCTGTTCGACGAGGACGCCTTCCACCGGGCGCTGCGTCGCAAGCGCACGACGATCAAACGGGCCCTGCTGGACCAGTCGTTGATCAGCGGGGTCGGCAACATCTACGCGGACGAGGCCCTTTGGCGCTCCCGCGTCCACCACGAACGCCCGACGGCCGGCTTCACACGCCCGCGCACGGCCGAACTCGTGGGCCACATCAGGGACGTGATGAACGCGGCCCTGGCCGTCGGCGGCACCAGCTTCGACAGCCTGTACGTCAACGTCAACGGGCAGTCGGGATACTTCGACCGGTCCCTCGACGCGTACGGCCGTGAGGGCCTGCCGTGCAAGAGGTGCGGTACGCCGATGCGCCGACGGCCGTGGATGAACCGGTCCAGCTACTTCTGCCCGAAGTGTCAGAGGGCGCCGCGCGTCTCGTCGTAA
- a CDS encoding helix-turn-helix domain-containing protein → MDITQERAEARDLPFNVFAKACPSRGTLEHVTGRWGALTLGALHEGSLRFNELRRRVDGVSEKMLSQTLHALERDGLVHREAQPTNPPRVDYELTPLGRDVAERLLGLIHLVEGRMDDVLAARARYDETRGAL, encoded by the coding sequence ATGGACATCACGCAGGAGCGCGCGGAGGCGCGGGACCTCCCCTTCAACGTGTTCGCCAAGGCCTGCCCCTCGCGCGGCACGCTGGAGCACGTCACGGGCCGCTGGGGCGCGCTCACGCTGGGCGCCCTGCACGAGGGCTCGCTGCGCTTCAACGAGTTGCGCCGCCGTGTCGACGGCGTGAGCGAGAAGATGCTGTCCCAGACGCTGCACGCGCTGGAGCGCGACGGCCTGGTGCACCGTGAGGCGCAGCCAACCAACCCGCCGCGTGTGGACTACGAGCTCACCCCCCTCGGCCGGGACGTCGCCGAGCGGCTGCTCGGCCTCATCCACCTGGTGGAGGGGCGCATGGACGACGTCCTGGCCGCCCGGGCCCGTTACGACGAGACGCGCGGCGCCCTCTGA